Below is a genomic region from Mesorhizobium sp. NZP2298.
GGCATCACGCCCAAGACGCTGACGCAGACGCTGCGCGTGCTGGAGCGTGACGGCCTGGGGCGGCGTGGGATCTTCCCGGTCATTCCGCCGCGCGTCGAATATGAATTGACCGAACTCGGCCAGGACCTGGCGGGACTGCTCACCCAGATCAGGGCCTGGGCGGAACAGCATGCCCCAGACATCAAGGATGCGCGAGCCAGGGCGATTGCGGCAAATGAAGGCGAATGGGCCGCCTAGGGCAGCTCGCCGCATTATTT
It encodes:
- a CDS encoding winged helix-turn-helix transcriptional regulator; translated protein: MLPLSSARKLEGITPKTLTQTLRVLERDGLGRRGIFPVIPPRVEYELTELGQDLAGLLTQIRAWAEQHAPDIKDARARAIAANEGEWAA